Proteins encoded in a region of the Gigantopelta aegis isolate Gae_Host chromosome 13, Gae_host_genome, whole genome shotgun sequence genome:
- the LOC121387660 gene encoding uncharacterized protein LOC121387660 gives MFRFSHHTHCCLQSVKLARRVVINSVAFIDSKLCKLPSNLTVSQNCVLFSSLNIKQSQQCCKFSLLKQKLSLNGHAYVGGDVLFACRQHKRLFSSSLSSEDDKHPNRTDAEAIELLKEIEADFKEELDNSLSDSTSISSDYEIDNRLRPEKDLEIEDVEDFGNIKQSSVEPAWEPSISLIRGLSGVFELHELCTVLEDENAKDLCVIDIPAEAQFADHMVIVSGMSRRHLRAMLGRIQWIHKRKKSRWDASIRVEGLESDTWFAMDLGNIILHIFMPETRELYDLETLWTVGAKYDDNCQEKENPYVLSDADLLMMEFKERNPEQKHK, from the exons ATGTTTCGTTTTTCTCATCATACCCATTGTTGTTTACAAAGTGTTAAACTTGCACGAAGAGTGGTTATAAATAGTGTAGCCTTTATAGACagcaaattatgtaaattaccAAGCAACCTTACAGTCTCGCAGAACTGTGTGCTGTTTTCATCACTTAATATTAAACAGAGCCAACAGTGTTGTAAATTCAGTTTGCTGAAACAAAAACTATCCTTGAATGGGCATGCTTATGTGGGTGGTGATGTTTTATTCGCATGTAGACAACATAAGAGGCTCttttcatcatcattgtcatctgAAGATGACAAACATCCAAACAGGACAGATGCAGAAGCAATTGAACTGTTAAAAGAAATAGAAGCAGATTTTAAAGAAGAGTTGGATAACAGTTTATCAGATTCTACAAGTATTTCGTCAGATTATGAAATAGACAATCGATTAAGACCAGAAAAAGACCTGGAAATTGAAGATGTGGAAGATTTTGGAAATATTAAGCAAAGTTCTGTTGAACCAGCATGGGAGCCATCCATTTCTTTAATAA gaGGACTGTCTGGCGTATTTGAGCTTCATGAACTGTGTACGGTATTAGAAGATGAGAATGCTAAAGATCTCTGTGTTATCGACATTCCGGCTGAAGCTCAGTTTGCTGACCACATGGTTATAGTGAGTGGCATGTCCAGAAGACACCTGCGAGCTATGCTGGGAAGAATACAGTGGATA cacaaaagaaagaaatcaagGTGGGATGCAAGTATTCGAGTTGAAGGACTTGAATCGGACACCTGGTTTGCTATGGATTTAG gGAACATCATCCTTCACATATTTATGCCAGAAACACGTGAGCTGTATGACCTTGAAACTCTGTGGACGGTGGGAGCCAAATACGACGATAATTGTCAGGAGAAGGAAAATCCATATGTCTTGTCAGATGCGGATCTCCTGATGATGGAGTTTAAAGAACGAAACCCTGAACAGAAGCACAAGTGA